The Syngnathus typhle isolate RoL2023-S1 ecotype Sweden linkage group LG1, RoL_Styp_1.0, whole genome shotgun sequence genome includes a window with the following:
- the LOC133159154 gene encoding uncharacterized protein LOC133159154, with protein MWEALERSILMIGLYWTCVSANHCDPGWRGYGPSCYKKMEVPNGWLGAWHHCVSEGGNLVSITSSAEEDFVKATMGVDTRFWLGLSNQKCDKVWCRFEDGRQKLAWSDGQTTTHRNWAPNQLESADVASCAYVDQKVWKDSGKWRSGSCASSLAYMCKRPLDCSTCSPKSGPAVVKTSDCDDGNILYGDHCYFHGPSNEIQEDAEEFCLARGAHLPRVHSKRDAQFLYDNLFSSDTWVGLKKKGNDYKWNDGTALDYEDLDDRYFSGGDCAIIGYQARIYLNFPCYWKQSVICQTAKRGGGRPPLVGQPDWTYKCGWWLDYPSSDFCYLMISQPTKTWQKAQDDCKRLEGDLLSITDSREQAFIEGIAKVLMGDDASLWLGANGGIEGDGGKWADGSPFSYLHSSAGDANGGKCLSLRTGSNDWKRDKCDNMKGYVCKKRGKGKTAKPQLLLHDGYKEEIFCQDDLKVLDCSDESVIRVQSAFHGRRHSNVCPSGGAGSQGRCRMKGALSHFRALCDKHQHCPIQPTGTDPCPGVSKYHHIVYSCEEKVCLDSLGIADGTIPDSSFSASSSAINGEPHKARLGGSGCWRPSKLGSWIQVNLGETYKVTGIVTQRCMYQEYSSSKFELQFSSDGETWYRHSEEPVVGTHMLTRFVFAKYVRLLPRFSGLRFDVLGCTPDDTSRDILCSSTATSLGLDGSMTVRCPAGCARIYTVYGTKIYKQESNICAAAIHSGVIENAIGGIVSLLKRDPQEAYKGSARNGITSRDGGGLAQSPSYTFLDQEPRCLGPEWEEFADFCYKRFDERKTWYGARQNCSCLKANLVSIRSKVERDWLQDLLTTAPGDTWIGLNALVVPGKFAWSDHQKVTLTNWAPEKPGEGLENCVAALSQVGGKWKMKSCAELNGYMCKMPTERYALDKGANASGE; from the exons ATGTGGGAGGCACTCGAGAGGTCTATTCTCATGATTGGCCTATATTGGACATGCGTGTCAG CCAACCACTGTGATCCCGGGTGGCGCGGGTACGGCcccagctgctacaagaagatggaagtccccaacggttggctgggcgcctggcaccactgcgtctcTGAGGGCGGCAACCTGGTAtcgatcacctcctcggccgaggaagactttgtgaagGCGACCATGGGGGTGGACACccgcttctggctgggactctccaaccag AAATGTGACAAggtctggtgtcgctttgaagaCGGGAGACAGAAGCTGGCCTGGTCTGATGGCCAGACAACAACACACCGCAACTGGGCCCCAAATCAACTTGAAAG CGCTGACGtcgcgtcctgcgcctacgtcgaCCAAAAGGTTTGGAAGGATTCCGGGaagtggaggtctggctcctgcgcttcctccttagcctacatgtgcaaacggccgctgg ACTGCTCGACGTGTTCCCCCAAAAGTGGTCCTGCTGTAGtgaaga CTTCTGACTGCGACGATGGCAACATCCTTTATGGCGATCATTGCTATTTTCATGGCCCGAGTAATGAAATTCAAGAGGATGCTGAGGAGTTCTGTCTCGCCCGGGGAGCCCACCTGCCTCGCGTCCACTCTAAGCGAGATGCCCAATTCCTGTATG ATAACCTTTTCAGTTCTGATACTtgggtgggactcaagaagaagGGCAACGACTACAAGTGGAATGACGGAACAGCTTTG GACTACGAAGACCTCGATGACAGGTACTTCTCCGGTGGTGACTGTGCAATAATAGGTTATCAGGCACGGATCTACCTGAACTTCCCATGCTACTGGAAGCAGTCAGTTATCTGCCAAACAG CCAAGCGCGGCGGAGGGCGTCCACCATTGGTGGGCCAACCTG ACTGGACTtacaaatgcggctggtggctggactACCCCTCcagcgacttctgctacctgatgatcagccagcccaccaagacctggcagAAGGCGCAAGACGACTGCAAACGCCTCGAAGGggacctgctcagcatcaccgacTCGCGTGAGCAGGCCTTCATAGAGG GTATCGCCAAGGTTCTTATGGGTGATGACGCCTCCCTGTGGTTGGGCGCCAACGGAGGCATCGAGGGTGACGGCGGCAAGTGGGCTGACGGATCCCCCTTCTCTTACCTCCACTCGAGTGCAG gtgacGCCAACGGGGGGAAATGTCTTTCCTTGCGCACTGGCAGCAATGACTGGAAGCGTGACAAGTGCGACAACATGAaaggctacgtctgcaagaaaagaggaaaag GAAAGACAGCAAAACCCCAGCTGCTGCTACATGACG GCTACAAGGAGGAAATTTTCTGCCAAGACGATTTGAAAGTCCTTGATTGTTCCGATGAAAGCGTCATCCGCGTACAGTCGGCTTTCCATGGACGGAGGCATAGCAACGTTTGTCCGAGTGGCGGCGCCGGATCACAGG GTCGCTGCAGGATGAAAGGGGCTCTCTCTCACTTTAGAGCATTGTGTGACAAACATCAGCATTGCCCCATTCAACCTACGGGTACGGACCCCTGCCCTGGTGTCTCCAAATACCACCACATCGTCTACAGCTGTGAGGAGAAAG tGTGTCTTGACAGTCTGGGCATCGCTGACGGGACAATCCCAGACTCCTCCTTttcagcctcttcctctgcgaTCAATGGCGAACCTCACAAAGCACGTTTGGGGGGCAGCGGTTGCTGGAGACCGTCCAAac TCGGCAGCTGGATCCAGGTGAACCTCGGTGAGACCTACAAGGTGACGGGCATTGTGACCCAGAGGTGTATGTACCAAGAGTATTCTTCCAGCAAGTTTGAGTTGCAGTTCAGTAGTGACGGAGAGACTTGGTATCGCCACTCAGAGGAG CCTGTTGTGGGGACGCACATGCTAACCAGGTTCGTGTTCGCCAAGTACGTCCGCCTCCTGCCAAGGTTTTCTGGCCTTCGCTTTGACGTCTTAGGGTGCACGCCTGACGACACCTCTCGCG ACATCTTATGCAGCAGCACAGCCACCAGCCTCGGCCTCGACGGTTCAATGAC GGTCCGATGCCCGGCGGGCTGCGCCCGAATCTACACGGTCTACGGAACAAAGATCTACAAACAA GAGTCAAACATCTGCGCGGCTGCCATTCACTCGGGCGTCATTGAGAACGCGATTGGAGGAATTGTGTCTTTGCTGAAGAGAGACCCACAGGAGGCCTACAAGGGCTCCGCCAGGAACGGGATCACCTCGAG GGATGGTGGCGGTTTGGCTCAGTCTCCGTCTTACACTTTTCTTGACCAGG AGCCGAGATGCTTGGGACCTGaatgggaggagtttgcggaCTTTTGCTACAAACGTTTTGATGAGAGAAAGACGTGGTACGGCGCTCGACAAAACTGCTCCTGTCTGAAGGCCAACCTGGTGTCCATTCGCTCCAAGGTTGAGCGGGATTGGCTGCAAGACCTCCTGACGACAG CCCCCGGCGACACGTGGATCGGACTTAACGCCCTGGTGGTTCCTGGCAAATTCGCGTGGTCGGACCACCAGAAGGTGACCTTAACCAACTGGGCTCCGGAAAAACCTGGCGAGGGGTTGGAGAATTGCGTGGCCGCCTTGAGCCAGGTGGGTGGCAAATGGAAGATGAAGTCGTGCGCGGAACTCAACGGCTACATGTGTAAGATGCCCACGGAGCGTTATGCGCTGGATAAAGGCGCCAATGCAAGTGGCGAGTAA